Within Burkholderia diffusa, the genomic segment TGCCGACGGTGAAGTCGTCTACGTCCGCGAGACCGACGCAAGCGAGAAGCCCGCGCTGCAATACCGCAATGTCCGCACTGACGATGGTTGTGTCGTGATCAAACATACGACCGAGATTGGCGAAGGCGATAGCGCAAAAGTCACCTTCTACTCGATCTACATGCATCTGCAAAGCGTCACGGTCAAGCCCGGCAAGCTTGTCTACCGCAAGGACCTGCTCGGTATGCCCGGACAGATCTATGGCCAGCGCGGCCAAATGCATTTCGAGATTGTCTGCGACACGGCCAACCTGAAGAAGCTGGTGGGACGGACGACCGGACCGCTCACTGCAACGCAGGGCCGCACCGATGCGATCTACGGCGATATCTGGTTCAAGGTGCCCAAGGGCCTCAAGTTCTTTGCAAATCGGCCACATCCTTACCGGCGCGACGACACCGAACCGCCTCAAGGGCCGCACCCTTCGGTGCAGACACAGCCGGCTGCCGGTACGACGAAGGTTGATCTGCTTATCCAGATGCATTACGAAAAAGGCGATTGCACGCTCACGACCTTTACGCTTGCCAGCGATGGTCGTTGCGTTCGGGTTGGCGAACCGGTGAAAACACACGGCTACGAGTACAGCCTGTACGCCGAAGCCATGCGTCTGAATGGGCGGTACCGCGATGGCAGCACCAATCCCGCCGCACCCGCGCCTGCGGCGCCTGCGCCCAGCCTGATTTACGAAATGCTGCGCCTTGGCCGTGCGATTGGCGAGCCGATGCCCGCAAACGTGAAATTCGGCCACTGGCGCAAGATTGCCACGCCTGATGGTACCGGTTGGATCAACCTGAACGCGCCAAAAAACGAAGGTCACTACGGTGCCACGCCGTATGCGGGAATCAGCGTCTACAGCGACGCGGATTTTCCGCACTGGGCGGGCTGGAGTCTGATCGACGACGATGCGACACCCGACAGCCTGTGTGAGTCGCCGACGATCAAACGCTGGCTCGATCTGGACGGCGATGGTGAGGTTACGCATGCGGAAGCGAAAGAAGCGCTGCATCGCGGTGACGTGCGGAAACGCATGGCACAGGCGATCTGCAAATTTCCTGTCGAGTGGAGCAAAGAGAATATCGACGCGCGCTGGGGATGGCTGAAGTCGCCGCATGAGGCGCTGGCGGCACCGGTTATTGGGGAAGACTTCAACACACTGAAGGATCATATCGAAGCGCTCGCGTTCTGGGAGGACATTCAGGCTTCGGACCTGCCTTCAGCCGATGACTGCTGGCATTTTCCGCCCAAGGCATTTATCGAGCACCTGAGAAGGTGCAAATGGCTGAGCGAAAGCGAGTTCAGGCAACTTGTCCCGAAATACGCGATGCGCAAGCACAATGGGACCATGTTGTGGGAGCTGGTGATAAATCCTTATAGCATTGAGCTTGGAGCACTCCCCAGAAGACAGCTTGTTCCAATCAATCGAATGTTGCGCACCTTCGGCATCAATACACCACAGCGGATGGCGAGTTTTTTCGGCAATGCGGTCCAGGAGACGCAGTGGCTAACGAAACTGGCAGAAGGTGCGACAACAGCCCGCTACGCGCCGTGGGACGGTCGAGGATTCCTGCAATTGACCTGGCCGAAAAACTATCTCGATTACTGGGATTTCAGGGGACGGTCCACGCAGATTCCCAACGCTGCGCGTGCCTCATTGCTGCCTGCGCAACAGCAGGCTGCCGCTACACGAAACAACGCGCCACTGCGTGCAGCGGATCACGAACTGACTTCAGACATGCTTCGCTGGCGAGATGACGTTGCTGATTCGAAAAAAGTTGATGCAGCCTGGAGTGCGGGCTTCTACTGGGCCAGCCTGAACATGGTTAGTCATGCTGATGAGTCACACGTTCTGGAACGGGTGATTGTCGAGACCAATGGCGGACAGAAGTGCTATTACCGTAGCCCCAGCTTCTGGAAGGCGTCAGCAGCGGTAAATCTGCCCGGAGCCATTGGCAATCTGTACTCGGCCCGTCTGAACGGCTTTGAGGCCCGCTGTGTGGCCTATGCAGTCGCGTTGTCGGTGTTAGGCGAAACAAAGTTCCCGACGCAAGGGCAGCCAGGCGAGACGCCTGAAAATCAGATATTGAGGCGCGTATGACAAAGCGAAAACAGGTTGCACCAAAGCCCCTTCAAATGATCAGGGCTGGGATTACAGCGGTGGTTGGATTCTGCCTGACGTTTAGCTGGGCCATCTCCGTACATGCGGAGCAGCCGACCAAGGTAGTCAAGCAGATTGTCGTTACCACGGATGGCGTTCAATGCCCTATCAGACTTGTCGATCCTTATGACGCCCGTGTTACCGAAACGAGATATGTACTCGACCATTTTCCGTATCGACGAACGGGGCTCGGGGAACTTTATCTACAGTTTGAGTGTGTGAATTCTAATGACGCTGAGGCAATACGAAGTATCGTTCCAGCGTCATTTGACGAAAACGGAAAGCAATGGAAAGAGGATTTTTCTGCGTTGTCTGCTGAAGATCTGGCCTTGCTGAAGCCAGTCACTCGGATATTTCCTCTGGAGGCGGCAAATAGTAGGGGCATTGCCGCCACTCAAGAGCAGGTAAACGGTGATCCAAAGACGCGTGACCGCCGCTTTGCGTTTTGTTTGCGCCATCCCCCGG encodes:
- a CDS encoding peptidoglycan DD-metalloendopeptidase family protein; this translates as MIISPPFLPSEPSGTGHEMNSAPAGNTVVPEHNICQSGMQECAPGNGAYPVSYSLGWHGGPHLVAPKAANGQSEPVRAIADGEVVYVRETDASEKPALQYRNVRTDDGCVVIKHTTEIGEGDSAKVTFYSIYMHLQSVTVKPGKLVYRKDLLGMPGQIYGQRGQMHFEIVCDTANLKKLVGRTTGPLTATQGRTDAIYGDIWFKVPKGLKFFANRPHPYRRDDTEPPQGPHPSVQTQPAAGTTKVDLLIQMHYEKGDCTLTTFTLASDGRCVRVGEPVKTHGYEYSLYAEAMRLNGRYRDGSTNPAAPAPAAPAPSLIYEMLRLGRAIGEPMPANVKFGHWRKIATPDGTGWINLNAPKNEGHYGATPYAGISVYSDADFPHWAGWSLIDDDATPDSLCESPTIKRWLDLDGDGEVTHAEAKEALHRGDVRKRMAQAICKFPVEWSKENIDARWGWLKSPHEALAAPVIGEDFNTLKDHIEALAFWEDIQASDLPSADDCWHFPPKAFIEHLRRCKWLSESEFRQLVPKYAMRKHNGTMLWELVINPYSIELGALPRRQLVPINRMLRTFGINTPQRMASFFGNAVQETQWLTKLAEGATTARYAPWDGRGFLQLTWPKNYLDYWDFRGRSTQIPNAARASLLPAQQQAAATRNNAPLRAADHELTSDMLRWRDDVADSKKVDAAWSAGFYWASLNMVSHADESHVLERVIVETNGGQKCYYRSPSFWKASAAVNLPGAIGNLYSARLNGFEARCVAYAVALSVLGETKFPTQGQPGETPENQILRRV